One genomic region from Apodemus sylvaticus chromosome 1, mApoSyl1.1, whole genome shotgun sequence encodes:
- the LOC127676282 gene encoding carcinoembryonic antigen-related cell adhesion molecule 3-like produces MMDSVALYCKDWTSWQGLMLTVSLLACWMLPATAQFTIESVPPIAVEGENVLVLVQNLPEKVQALSWYAGGKPLQRFEIARHVIATNSTVVGPAHSGRETVLPNGSLLIKSVTRKDSGYYTLQMLDTTSRREIMRAEFFVQSPNLGYKKHRTPSQLTIELVPPRVDEKSSMIVLVYNLPEKLQGFVWHRGVLPLDRFKIASHSFLTNSTMLESSYNDRLTVCEDASLLLSNVTHKDTGLYTLRTIPVDLKSECAIFNLQVHKPRRRASDSQRPTRHQRLSKKQREKLDMCFSSSDTVYYN; encoded by the exons ATGATGGACTCTGTTGCACTTTACTGTAAAGACTGGACCTCCTGGCAGGGGCTCATGCTCACAG TTTCCCTTTTAGCCTGCTGGATGCTTCCGGCTACTGCCCAGTTCACCATTGAATCAGTGCCTCCCATTGCTGTTGAGGGGGAAAATGTTCTTGTCCTTGTGCAAAACCTGCCAGAGAAAGTTCAAGCCCTTTCCTGGTATGCAGGAGGCAAACCTCTCCAGAGATTTGAAATCGCAAGACATGTGATAGCAACAAATTCTACCGTGGTGGGGCCTGCGCACAGTGGTAGAGAGACAGTACTCCCCAATGGATCTCTGCTGATCAAGAGTGTCACCAGAAAAGACTCGGGATACTACACTCTACAAATGCTTGATACAACCTCAAGACGTGAAATAATGCGTGCGGAATTCTTTGTACAGA GCCCGAATTTAGGCTACAAGAAACATCGTACCCCTTCTCAACTCACAATTGAGTTGGTGCCACCTAGGGTTGATGAAAAAAGCAGTATGATTGTGCTGGTTTATAATCTGCCAGAGAAGCTGCAAGGCTTTGTTTGGCACAGAGGAGTACTTCCACTTGACCGCTTTAAGATAGCAAGCCATTCATTCCTCACCAACTCAACCATGCTTGAGAGTTCATATAATGACAGGCTGACAGTGTGCGAAGATGCATCCCTGCTGCTTTCGAAtgtcacacacaaagacacagggCTTTACACCCTACGAACCATACCTGTGGATTTGAAATCAGAATGTGCCATTTTCAACCTGCAAGTACACA AACCTCGAAGACGGGCTTCAGACAGTCAAAGACCAACAAGACACCAACGCTTGtcgaagaaacaaagagagaagttggacatgtgttt